The nucleotide window CGATTGTACCGCCTTGCCATTCCCAGAAATAATTGTGGTCATGGTCGACCGTTTGAAAATTCCCGCTTTTCCACTTCTCTGCAATGTCGATAAGATTTTCTTTTGAAGCGAATTGGGACTTCTTCAAGAATTCTAAAACCTGTGAAACGGTGTCGTCTGACATTGGAATTGCTCCCCATTTATCTTCAGCTTTCACTTTTTGATGAGTCATCTTGTGCATAATTTCGATAATCTCACCTTCAGTCGTGCTATCCGTCAATTCCAGTTTGAAGATTTGTCCACCGATGTTTTTGGTTTGCTCTTCATATTCTTCACTCTCTGTTTCATAAGGTGAATCTCCATTTTCTTCAGATGCGGCTACTGAACGAGATTCATTTGCAGAGCTTTTCTCCTGATAATGCTCAACGTTTCCTAAAATCTTATATGTCCCGTACCCAAATGCAATAACCAAGCCAATGACAACCAACACTAATGTCAGTATTTTTTTCAATATGATCTCCCCCCATTACATGATGATGGTCTTCAGCAAGGATATAAAACTAGATAAGAAGGCAATTAATGCCAACTCCATTTATTTAATAGTTTAACATATTTAGGAATATTTTTAGGGCTCGTGAAGCGGGTATCCCTTCACAGGATAGACGGACAAGCTATTTTGTCTCTTTACCGTATTGTCCGATCACTGACTGTTCCTTTTAATGTTTTGTGAACAACATGAAAATCCATCTTTGAAATCACATAGTATGTAGGTATATAAATAGATTCGCCGCCTCGTATATTCAGGATGAATGCAGGCGTTTTTATTCCTAAGTATTCCGTTCTTATACCATTTTCAATTTCAATATTTTTAATGGCATCCAATTTAATTGTTTCGTCCCTGACTGTGATATTTTCATTATCATATCGAAACATGTGTTTCTTCTTGAATAGAAGGATTATGAGCATCACTGCCATTCTTCCGAAAAAGACAATTCCAAGTATACCCGCAGCCACAGAGAAGACTTTCCTCAGAACAGGGGCCTCTAGATAAATACTCGCTAGAATCAGAGCCACACCAGAAAAGATAAAAAGTGCACAAACCAACAAACGTCCAATAATTGTGCTGGTCCTATAGTTTATTGTCTTCATATATTCACCTATTTAAAAATATTTTCATATAAACACTTTCCAATAATTGTAACACGATGTTTTACGCTGCATTAGTAACCTATTTCCAAAAAGCACCTTTTATGAGAACAGAACAAGAGACAGGGTATCAGGTTGCTTTTTTCGTCTTACGAATGGGACAGGAGAACCGTCCCTTTGTGCTATAATGAAGATAGAATATTCAGACGTTTAGGGGTTGAGTAGATGAAACCGAATATCAATGATATTGTTCAATCACAGGTGATTGCTTCAATCAAGGAAGAAGCTGACCTGGAGAAGGCGGCTCGATCAAACGCCAACATTGTTTTCATCCTTACCGGGAATTTAATCACGATGGATGGATACTTGAAAAAACTGAAGGCCGCTGGTAAAACCACCTTTATACATATTGATTTTATCGACGGTTTGTCGAACACGAAGAGCGCAATCAAATACATTGCTGAAATCTGGAAGCCGGCCGGTATCATCACGACAAAAAGCAACCTGATCAAATATGCAAAAGAAGAAGGCTTAATGACGATCCAGCGCCTTTTTCTGATCGATCGCAATGCCCTCGTCAAAGGGATTGAAATCGCACATAACTGCAAGCCGGATGCGATTGAAATCCTTCCAGGTCTGATGCCATCTGTGATTGATAAAATGACGACCATGACTGCGCTCCCAATCATCGCTGGCGGGCTAATCAGCAATAAGGAAGACATTCTGAATGGATTAAGTGCCGGTGCCCTCGCTATTTCCTCTGGTGATCCGAAGCTTTGGAATCTTGATTTGTAACCCTAAAAAGAGCTCAACCCAGAGTAGTTGAGCTCGACCCAATTCATGCCCCAAACTCTTTTTGTTTGTCGTCTGTCTTTCTTTTTTTCCTGAACCATGGAAAGCGCACCCTGATCTCCCGTTCTTCAAAAAAGTTTCCTATCTTCGTAATGATGAATGTTACCAATGTCGCGAAGATGACAATGCCGTAAAATCCCGCTCCAATACCAATACCAATTCCACCAACATAAAAAATCATCGCTGCTGAAGTCAGCCCTTTTACCCGCAAACCATCTTTCAAGATAACACCGGCTCCTAGGAATCCCAGTCCTGATACAATCTGTGCAGCCAGACGCATCGGATCCATCACTTTTCCGCTATCATGTTGACTGAAAATCTCTGCACTCTCTATTGAGACGATGGTTATCAGTGTACATGCCACAGACACATACGTATACGTTTTCAATCCCGCCGGCTTATTTTTCGATGTCCGATCCCATCCGATTAAAAACCCCAAAACAGCACTAACTAAAATCCGGAAATAGGTTTCATGCTGCCAGAAGAATTCCGACATGTATTCAATGTAAACGCTCATCTAACCAGCTCCCTTTACGATAAAAAGAGACCACTCCATGAACGAATGCTTAATCCCATCGCTAAAAGTGAGGGATAAGTGTTCGCTTCATAGGTGATCTCTTCTACTCTTCCTATAAACCATAGTATTTAATTACTCTTATCATAACCCAATTTATATTTCTTTTCAATATTATTTTCTAATAATTCTGAATTCACTTGCCACTCTTGCGCCGTCATTGTATGATTGAACTAGGCATTTAAATAGCGGGTAGAGATGAGGAGAACCCTGTGCAAATTGTTTGTACGATAATCGTACAATCTTTTGGCATGGGGTTCTTTTCATTTTTTACATAAATAAAAACATTTTTAGAAGGAGGAAGAATGGTTGAAAAACAAATTAATTAGCTGGGTTACTGCTTTGACTTTCACTTTTGGGTTAGGTTTAATGTTCTTCTCAGACCAGAACGTCCATGCGGAAGATTCAAGTCCGCCTCTAATCATTACAGAAATCGTCACTAAATCCGCCGGCTCCGGGCAGCCCTATGAGTATGTAGAAATCTATAATACCACCTCAGAAGCAATCAACCTGCAAGATTATCAGCTCCAATACTTCACAAGTAACTTCTCAAGCCCAGCCAACTCATGGCCCATCAAGGACAAAATCATCGAGCCAAAAGATTCACTGGTCTTATGGCTAAAAAAATTCGCCTACCCGGATACACCG belongs to Mesobacillus sp. AQ2 and includes:
- a CDS encoding DUF6241 domain-containing protein, which gives rise to MKKILTLVLVVIGLVIAFGYGTYKILGNVEHYQEKSSANESRSVAASEENGDSPYETESEEYEEQTKNIGGQIFKLELTDSTTEGEIIEIMHKMTHQKVKAEDKWGAIPMSDDTVSQVLEFLKKSQFASKENLIDIAEKWKSGNFQTVDHDHNYFWEWQGGTIGRAYGVMSTAEEEEFIKNNF
- a CDS encoding DUF5381 family protein, translated to MKTINYRTSTIIGRLLVCALFIFSGVALILASIYLEAPVLRKVFSVAAGILGIVFFGRMAVMLIILLFKKKHMFRYDNENITVRDETIKLDAIKNIEIENGIRTEYLGIKTPAFILNIRGGESIYIPTYYVISKMDFHVVHKTLKGTVSDRTIR
- a CDS encoding glycerol-3-phosphate responsive antiterminator; translated protein: MKPNINDIVQSQVIASIKEEADLEKAARSNANIVFILTGNLITMDGYLKKLKAAGKTTFIHIDFIDGLSNTKSAIKYIAEIWKPAGIITTKSNLIKYAKEEGLMTIQRLFLIDRNALVKGIEIAHNCKPDAIEILPGLMPSVIDKMTTMTALPIIAGGLISNKEDILNGLSAGALAISSGDPKLWNLDL
- a CDS encoding MgtC/SapB family protein, coding for MSVYIEYMSEFFWQHETYFRILVSAVLGFLIGWDRTSKNKPAGLKTYTYVSVACTLITIVSIESAEIFSQHDSGKVMDPMRLAAQIVSGLGFLGAGVILKDGLRVKGLTSAAMIFYVGGIGIGIGAGFYGIVIFATLVTFIITKIGNFFEEREIRVRFPWFRKKRKTDDKQKEFGA